A genomic segment from Janibacter sp. DB-40 encodes:
- the bcp gene encoding thioredoxin-dependent thiol peroxidase, translating into MGERLTPGDPAPDFTLPDDTGTPVSLSDFRGKRVIVYFYPAAMTPGCTAQACDFSDSLEALRAADTEVIGISPDASEKLAKFRERDGLTITLLSDADKSVMTAWGAYGEKKLYGKIVEGVIRSTVVVGEDGVVTHARYNVKATGHVARIRRDLGIE; encoded by the coding sequence GTGGGCGAGAGACTCACCCCGGGCGATCCCGCCCCGGACTTCACCCTCCCTGATGACACCGGCACGCCCGTGTCGTTGAGCGACTTCCGCGGCAAGCGGGTCATCGTCTACTTCTACCCGGCGGCGATGACGCCGGGCTGCACGGCCCAGGCCTGCGACTTCAGCGACTCCCTGGAGGCGCTGCGCGCCGCCGACACCGAGGTCATCGGGATCTCGCCGGACGCGTCCGAGAAGCTCGCGAAGTTCCGGGAGCGCGATGGCCTGACGATCACACTGCTCTCCGACGCCGACAAGTCCGTGATGACGGCCTGGGGCGCCTATGGTGAGAAGAAGCTGTACGGCAAGATCGTCGAGGGAGTCATCCGCTCGACGGTCGTCGTCGGAGAAGATGGTGTGGTCACCCACGCCCGTTACAACGTCAAGGCGACGGGCCACGTTGCCCGTATCCGCCGGGACCTCGGCATCGAGTAA
- a CDS encoding energy-coupling factor ABC transporter permease produces MHVPDGFLDGPTSVGTAAIAAAGIGVALWRSRSSLDDRSAPMAGMAAVFVFAAQMLNFPVGAGTSGHLLGGALAAVLVGPWTATLCITVVLVVQALLFADGGITALGTNVTLMAVVGVWVGWAVFRGAALVLPRRTTSVPVAAAVAAFVSVPVTALAFVGMYAVGGQAPIPLDTLTTAMLSWHALIGIGEAVITFLVVGSITTARPDLVRGAAGRRPADLARREVEVPA; encoded by the coding sequence ATGCACGTCCCCGACGGATTCCTCGACGGCCCCACCTCGGTGGGCACCGCTGCCATTGCGGCGGCGGGCATCGGGGTGGCCCTGTGGCGCAGCCGCTCCTCGCTCGACGACCGGAGCGCCCCGATGGCGGGGATGGCCGCCGTCTTCGTCTTCGCCGCACAGATGCTCAACTTCCCCGTCGGCGCCGGCACCTCCGGGCACCTGCTCGGCGGGGCCCTCGCCGCGGTCCTCGTGGGGCCGTGGACGGCGACCCTGTGCATCACCGTCGTGCTCGTCGTGCAGGCGCTGCTCTTCGCCGACGGCGGCATCACCGCGCTCGGGACCAATGTCACCCTCATGGCCGTGGTCGGCGTGTGGGTGGGGTGGGCGGTTTTCCGTGGCGCCGCCCTGGTCCTGCCCCGGCGCACCACCTCGGTGCCCGTCGCGGCCGCAGTCGCCGCCTTCGTCTCCGTGCCGGTGACGGCCCTGGCCTTCGTCGGGATGTACGCGGTCGGGGGCCAGGCACCGATCCCCCTCGACACCCTGACCACGGCCATGCTCTCGTGGCACGCCCTCATCGGGATCGGCGAGGCCGTGATCACCTTCCTCGTCGTCGGGTCCATCACGACCGCCCGCCCGGACCTGGTGCGTGGAGCCGCGGGGCGACGACCAGCCGATCTGGCGCGGCGTGAAGTGGAGGTCCCGGCATGA
- a CDS encoding PDGLE domain-containing protein, which yields MKHRISTRAVVLSGVAVALLLAAVVSFYASGSPDGLERVAENLGFDGTAGEHAAGDSPLADYGVSGIGDARLSGGLAGVIGLSVVGIVMYGLTRLLRRGDSDSTED from the coding sequence ATGAAGCACCGGATCAGCACGCGGGCCGTCGTCCTCAGCGGCGTGGCCGTCGCCCTGCTCCTCGCCGCGGTCGTGTCCTTCTACGCGTCGGGATCACCCGACGGGCTGGAGCGCGTCGCCGAGAACCTCGGCTTCGACGGGACCGCCGGCGAGCACGCGGCCGGTGACTCCCCCCTGGCCGACTACGGCGTCAGCGGCATCGGGGACGCTCGCCTGTCCGGTGGTCTGGCGGGGGTCATCGGCCTCTCCGTCGTCGGGATCGTCATGTACGGCCTGACCCGTCTGCTGCGTCGCGGCGACTCCGACTCGACGGAGGACTGA
- the cbiQ gene encoding cobalt ECF transporter T component CbiQ, protein MGGPRGRSLHVAGNSVVHRLPAHVKVVALLVFVGAVVATPREAFWAYGLHAVALLAAIVISTVPFRVLLPRLVIELPFVVFALLMPFVAVGPQTQVGPLSLSVAGLWGAWALLAKGTLGALASLLLAATTSATDLVGGLARLRLPRRLVEILAFMIRYLDVVTGELRRMRIARESRGFAGRSLAAWPVVAGSAGALFIRSFERGERVHLAMLSRRYTGELHLGAGPSAPEVSWVRALALPSVAALVAAVAIGTGAWA, encoded by the coding sequence GTGGGCGGCCCCCGCGGCCGCTCCCTGCACGTCGCCGGAAACTCCGTCGTGCACCGGCTGCCCGCCCACGTGAAGGTCGTCGCGCTCCTCGTCTTCGTCGGAGCGGTCGTGGCGACCCCGCGCGAGGCCTTCTGGGCCTACGGGCTGCACGCGGTGGCGCTGCTGGCGGCGATCGTCATCTCGACCGTCCCGTTCCGGGTGCTGCTGCCCCGGCTGGTGATCGAACTCCCCTTCGTCGTCTTCGCGCTGCTCATGCCCTTCGTCGCGGTGGGGCCGCAGACGCAGGTCGGTCCGCTGTCGTTGTCCGTCGCCGGCCTGTGGGGCGCATGGGCACTGCTGGCGAAGGGGACGCTGGGCGCCCTGGCATCACTGCTCCTGGCGGCCACGACCTCCGCGACCGACCTGGTCGGTGGGCTGGCCCGACTGCGCCTGCCACGACGTCTGGTGGAGATACTGGCCTTCATGATCCGCTACCTCGACGTCGTCACCGGGGAGCTGCGACGCATGCGCATCGCCCGGGAGTCCCGCGGCTTCGCCGGCCGGTCGTTGGCCGCCTGGCCGGTCGTCGCCGGCTCCGCCGGAGCCCTGTTCATCCGCTCCTTCGAGCGCGGCGAGCGCGTGCACCTGGCGATGCTCTCCCGCCGCTACACCGGCGAGCTGCACCTCGGTGCGGGACCGTCCGCACCCGAGGTGTCGTGGGTGCGTGCGCTCGCGCTCCCCTCGGTCGCCGCGCTCGTCGCGGCGGTCGCCATCGGCACCGGGGCGTGGGCATGA
- a CDS encoding ABC transporter ATP-binding protein encodes MSTPVVELRGLRHAYPDGHEALRGVDLHVHPRERVALLGPNGAGKTTLVLHLNGVLRPDSGSVTISGLPVADESLLEVRRRVGIVFQDPDDQLFMPTVRQDVAFGPRNLGLRGDELESRVDSALAAVEVSDLADRPPHHLSFGQRRRVAIATVLAMEPEILVLDEPSSNLDPAARREVADILRGLDVTVLMVTHDLPYALELCERSVLLSDGRVVGDGPTAEILGDRELMAAHRLELPYGFDPASVPAATRRAD; translated from the coding sequence ATGAGCACACCGGTCGTCGAGCTGCGCGGGCTCCGGCACGCCTACCCCGACGGGCACGAGGCGCTGCGCGGCGTCGACCTGCACGTGCATCCGCGCGAGCGGGTCGCCCTGCTCGGCCCGAACGGCGCGGGCAAGACCACGCTCGTGCTCCACCTCAACGGCGTGCTGCGCCCCGACTCCGGAAGCGTGACGATCTCGGGACTGCCGGTCGCCGACGAGTCCCTGCTCGAGGTGCGCCGGCGGGTGGGGATCGTCTTCCAGGACCCGGACGACCAGCTCTTCATGCCGACGGTGCGCCAGGACGTCGCCTTCGGGCCCCGGAACCTCGGCCTGCGCGGCGACGAGCTCGAGTCGCGGGTGGACTCGGCGCTGGCAGCGGTCGAGGTGTCGGACCTGGCCGATCGCCCCCCGCACCACCTGTCCTTCGGCCAGCGGCGCCGGGTGGCGATCGCGACGGTGCTGGCGATGGAGCCGGAGATCCTCGTCCTCGACGAGCCGAGCAGCAACCTCGACCCGGCGGCACGCCGGGAGGTCGCCGACATCCTGCGGGGGCTGGACGTCACCGTCCTCATGGTCACGCACGACCTGCCCTACGCCCTCGAGCTGTGCGAGCGCTCCGTGCTGCTCTCGGACGGCCGGGTGGTCGGTGACGGCCCGACGGCCGAGATCCTCGGAGATCGTGAGCTCATGGCCGCCCACCGGCTCGAGCTGCCCTACGGCTTCGACCCCGCGTCGGTGCCAGCGGCGACGCGCAGGGCGGACTGA
- a CDS encoding HNH endonuclease signature motif containing protein produces the protein MEQSTQQVDGPREGLPSMLASTMARLSDSVAADVEGLTAGELLEVIDAAEAVKASVAAVQARATVQFVQQRDDDAASAAGRGELSAREVTCRRSAARAEVALERRCSPSQADRHVGLAKALVSDLPRVMGALSRGEVSEWRATIIARETACLDPHDRREADARMAGELSRLGDKALGDAARRTCVDLDPEAVVERRARAAASRRVGVRPAPDGMAYLSVLGRMTDVVGAHASLLAAEKTRFVATGDPQVDAARADDDRGRGAWLADTALERLSGRAEGEAQPVEVGLVMDEAAFFPAQADATAPGCEHHESDGDSRGGGSDSRQSASRAGRGRVEMPGWGPVPTSMTREHLLRLLEEDTHEESDGTGDRTADGARRAGFWLRRLWTSPDGRDVVALDSRRRFFHGGLRRLLELRDPTCRVPWCDAPARQIDHVTPAAHGGATSAANGAGLCQCHNLVKEESGWTVEVMATGLEPDAGPHEIRFTTPTGCTHDCPAPPVFGAGRPPRPRAVPGSAPPGPQRWRTDVHPPPDYRSPLEAVYAELLHAA, from the coding sequence ATGGAGCAGTCGACGCAGCAGGTGGATGGGCCGAGGGAGGGCCTGCCGAGCATGCTTGCCTCGACCATGGCACGCCTGTCCGACAGTGTTGCTGCGGATGTGGAGGGTCTGACGGCGGGGGAGTTGCTGGAGGTCATCGATGCGGCGGAGGCGGTCAAGGCCTCGGTCGCAGCGGTGCAGGCCAGGGCCACCGTCCAGTTCGTGCAGCAGCGTGACGACGACGCCGCGAGCGCTGCCGGGCGGGGTGAGTTGAGCGCGCGCGAGGTGACCTGTCGTCGCAGTGCGGCCCGGGCGGAGGTCGCGTTGGAGCGGCGGTGCTCACCGTCACAGGCGGACCGGCACGTGGGCCTGGCCAAGGCTCTGGTCTCGGACCTGCCCCGGGTGATGGGTGCGTTGTCTCGGGGCGAGGTCAGTGAGTGGCGCGCGACGATCATCGCCCGGGAGACCGCCTGCCTCGACCCGCACGACCGCAGGGAGGCCGACGCACGCATGGCGGGCGAGCTGTCCCGGTTGGGGGACAAAGCCCTCGGCGATGCGGCCCGGCGGACGTGCGTCGACCTGGACCCGGAGGCGGTGGTCGAGCGCCGGGCCCGGGCGGCCGCCTCCCGGCGCGTGGGTGTGCGACCCGCGCCGGACGGGATGGCCTACCTGAGCGTGCTGGGACGGATGACCGACGTGGTCGGTGCGCATGCCTCACTGCTGGCGGCGGAGAAGACCCGATTCGTGGCCACCGGTGACCCGCAGGTCGACGCGGCCCGCGCGGACGATGATCGAGGTCGAGGGGCGTGGCTGGCCGACACTGCCCTGGAGCGCTTGTCGGGGCGCGCCGAAGGAGAAGCCCAGCCGGTCGAAGTGGGTCTGGTCATGGACGAGGCCGCTTTCTTCCCCGCTCAGGCGGACGCGACCGCTCCCGGCTGCGAACACCACGAGAGCGACGGCGACTCCCGCGGAGGTGGCAGCGACTCCCGCCAGAGCGCCAGCCGGGCCGGAAGGGGAAGGGTGGAGATGCCCGGCTGGGGACCCGTGCCGACCTCGATGACGCGTGAGCACCTGCTGCGTCTCCTCGAGGAGGACACCCATGAGGAGTCCGATGGCACAGGCGACCGGACGGCGGACGGGGCACGGCGCGCGGGGTTCTGGCTACGCCGGCTCTGGACCAGCCCCGACGGCCGCGACGTGGTCGCCTTGGACTCCCGCAGGCGCTTCTTCCATGGCGGCCTGAGGCGCCTGCTCGAGTTGCGCGACCCCACGTGTCGTGTGCCGTGGTGCGACGCGCCCGCCCGTCAGATCGACCACGTCACTCCCGCCGCCCACGGCGGAGCAACGAGCGCCGCCAACGGTGCGGGCCTGTGCCAGTGCCACAATCTGGTCAAGGAGGAGTCCGGCTGGACTGTCGAGGTCATGGCCACCGGTCTCGAACCCGACGCGGGCCCCCACGAGATCCGCTTCACCACACCCACCGGCTGCACCCACGACTGCCCGGCGCCACCTGTCTTCGGAGCCGGGCGCCCTCCACGGCCCCGGGCTGTGCCGGGATCGGCTCCACCTGGTCCGCAGCGCTGGCGGACGGACGTTCATCCGCCGCCCGACTACCGCTCACCCCTCGAAGCCGTCTACGCGGAGCTCCTCCACGCAGCCTGA
- a CDS encoding OsmC family protein: protein MSDHSFTTSLRWAGSTAAGYDAYPREHELGVAGETVRASSAGAFLGDPDRPNPEQLLVAAASSCQLLSFLAVAARARLDVVDYRDEAIGHMPEESRPMWLTHIVLRPRITFTGSPPRAKIERLVEVAHRECFIAASLRSEIVIESVLVGVTD, encoded by the coding sequence GTGAGCGACCACTCCTTCACGACCTCCCTGCGCTGGGCCGGTTCGACCGCCGCGGGCTACGACGCCTACCCCCGTGAGCACGAGCTGGGGGTGGCGGGCGAGACGGTGCGTGCGAGCAGCGCGGGTGCCTTCCTCGGGGACCCGGACCGCCCCAACCCCGAGCAACTCCTCGTGGCTGCTGCCAGCAGCTGCCAGCTGCTGTCCTTCCTCGCCGTCGCGGCCAGGGCCCGTCTCGACGTCGTGGACTACCGCGACGAGGCGATTGGCCACATGCCCGAGGAGAGCCGGCCGATGTGGCTGACGCACATCGTGCTCCGGCCGCGCATCACCTTCACCGGCAGCCCTCCGCGCGCCAAGATCGAGCGTCTGGTCGAGGTCGCGCACCGCGAGTGTTTCATCGCCGCCAGTCTGCGGAGCGAGATCGTCATCGAGTCGGTGCTCGTCGGAGTGACCGACTGA
- the rdgB gene encoding RdgB/HAM1 family non-canonical purine NTP pyrophosphatase has translation MTPRVVLATHNEHKVKELREILAASSSAAGPDLEIVSMAAFPEVGEIPETEVTFAGNARLKAEHVARATSLPSLADDSGLAVDVLGGAPGIFSARWSGLHGGEDLSRAEKDRRNLQLLLDQLADVPDEHRRAAFRCAAALAVPGGATVVSEGSVPGLIARVPVGENGFGYDPIFVPDGDTRSLAQYSDTEKNAISHRGRAFRGMVPLLREHLSVL, from the coding sequence GTGACCCCTCGGGTCGTCCTCGCGACGCACAACGAGCACAAGGTCAAGGAGCTGCGGGAGATCCTGGCCGCTTCCTCGAGCGCTGCGGGGCCGGACCTCGAGATCGTCTCGATGGCGGCTTTCCCGGAGGTCGGCGAGATCCCGGAGACCGAGGTGACCTTCGCCGGCAACGCCCGGTTGAAGGCCGAGCACGTCGCCCGGGCGACGTCCCTCCCTTCGCTCGCTGACGACTCGGGACTCGCGGTGGACGTCCTCGGGGGCGCACCCGGGATCTTCTCCGCCCGGTGGTCCGGGCTGCACGGCGGCGAGGACCTGTCGCGCGCCGAGAAGGACCGCCGCAACCTCCAGCTGCTGCTCGACCAGCTCGCGGACGTGCCGGACGAGCACCGGCGGGCAGCCTTCCGGTGCGCGGCCGCGCTCGCCGTCCCCGGTGGGGCGACGGTCGTGAGCGAAGGGAGCGTCCCGGGTCTCATCGCTCGGGTACCTGTGGGGGAGAACGGCTTCGGGTACGACCCGATCTTTGTTCCTGACGGGGACACCCGCTCGCTCGCGCAGTACTCGGACACCGAGAAGAACGCGATCAGCCACCGGGGTCGTGCCTTCCGGGGGATGGTCCCGCTGCTGCGGGAGCATCTCTCAGTTCTCTGA
- the rph gene encoding ribonuclease PH yields MTDTTPRHDGRTPEQLREVRLTRNWLDHAEGSVLVEFGKTRVLVAASFEAGVPRWLKGQGTGWVTAEYEMLPRSTNTRSGRESRKGKVGGRTHEISRLIGRSLRAVIDTKALGENTIILDCDVLQADGGTRTAAITGAYVALADAIEDARSRGLIAASAKPLTGSIAAVSVGVVGGQAVCDLDYPEDSTAETDMNVVMTGTGDFVEVQGTAEGAPFDRELLGELLDLATTGCADLTGKQQAALAETPRERRP; encoded by the coding sequence ATGACTGACACCACCCCCCGCCATGACGGACGCACCCCCGAGCAGCTGCGCGAGGTGCGCCTCACCCGCAACTGGCTCGACCACGCGGAGGGCTCCGTCCTCGTCGAGTTCGGCAAGACCCGCGTCCTCGTCGCGGCGTCCTTCGAGGCCGGTGTGCCGCGCTGGCTCAAGGGCCAGGGCACCGGGTGGGTCACGGCCGAGTACGAGATGCTGCCGCGCAGCACCAACACCCGCAGCGGCCGCGAGTCCCGCAAGGGGAAGGTCGGCGGCCGCACGCACGAGATCTCCCGCCTGATCGGGCGCAGCCTGCGCGCCGTCATCGACACGAAGGCGCTGGGGGAGAACACGATCATCCTCGACTGCGACGTGCTCCAGGCCGACGGCGGTACCCGCACCGCGGCGATCACGGGCGCCTACGTGGCCCTCGCCGACGCGATCGAGGACGCTCGGAGCCGTGGGCTCATCGCAGCGTCCGCCAAGCCCCTCACCGGCTCCATCGCGGCGGTGTCCGTCGGCGTCGTCGGCGGGCAGGCCGTCTGCGACCTGGACTACCCGGAGGACTCGACCGCGGAGACCGACATGAACGTCGTGATGACCGGGACCGGTGACTTCGTGGAGGTCCAGGGGACGGCCGAGGGTGCCCCCTTCGACCGGGAGCTCCTCGGTGAGCTGCTCGACCTGGCGACCACGGGCTGCGCCGACCTCACCGGGAAGCAGCAGGCCGCGCTCGCCGAGACCCCGCGGGAGCGCCGGCCGTGA
- a CDS encoding alpha/beta fold hydrolase: MDARTRIGLTGGGSTLLHVAESKEAGGPVVLVLPAMGIPAGYYGPFVDDLARAGVTAAVADYPGQGEARPGVGRDHDHGYTEVAHDWLQRVVEAVRREHDGALVVLGHSLGGHVLLTHLAGDEPLADAAVLIGAGTPFWRTHRGVRTLLQTQFMGLVTRVRGFWPGDRLGFGGRQPRTLVREWAAFARTGRLAPGGRPVEAGLRGVSLPVLVVDLDGDDLAPPAAVDALVSKLPSAQVERFTFAKGPGDPGRPVSHFSFARSPELIGERIAEWVLKNAEVSASGPG, from the coding sequence ATGGACGCACGCACGCGGATCGGCCTGACCGGCGGGGGCAGCACCCTGCTCCACGTGGCCGAGTCCAAGGAGGCCGGCGGGCCGGTCGTGCTCGTGCTGCCGGCCATGGGGATCCCGGCCGGCTACTACGGGCCCTTCGTCGACGACCTCGCCCGAGCCGGTGTCACCGCCGCCGTCGCCGACTACCCCGGTCAGGGTGAGGCGAGGCCGGGCGTCGGCCGCGACCACGACCACGGGTACACCGAGGTGGCCCACGACTGGCTGCAGCGGGTCGTGGAGGCAGTGCGAAGGGAGCACGACGGCGCCCTCGTGGTCCTCGGCCACTCCCTCGGCGGGCACGTCCTGCTGACCCACCTGGCGGGGGACGAGCCGCTCGCGGACGCGGCCGTCCTCATCGGCGCGGGCACGCCCTTCTGGCGCACGCACCGGGGGGTCAGGACGCTCCTGCAGACGCAGTTCATGGGGCTGGTGACCCGCGTGCGGGGGTTCTGGCCCGGCGATCGGCTCGGGTTCGGCGGGCGTCAGCCGCGCACCCTGGTCCGGGAGTGGGCCGCCTTCGCGCGCACCGGACGGCTCGCCCCCGGCGGCCGCCCGGTCGAGGCGGGGTTGCGTGGTGTGAGCCTGCCGGTGCTGGTCGTCGACCTCGACGGTGACGACCTCGCACCGCCGGCGGCGGTCGACGCGCTCGTGTCCAAGCTCCCGTCGGCGCAGGTGGAGCGCTTCACCTTCGCGAAGGGGCCGGGCGACCCGGGGAGGCCGGTCAGCCACTTCTCCTTCGCCCGCTCCCCCGAGCTCATCGGCGAGCGGATCGCCGAGTGGGTGCTGAAGAATGCCGAGGTCAGCGCGTCAGGTCCTGGGTGA
- a CDS encoding S66 peptidase family protein, with the protein MPARLPAPLRPGDTIAVTAPSSGVAPPLWPRLDVAVAHLRRRGFEVVEGVCLRDRDDHHVSASKAARADELMALLVDPDVAAVVPPWGGETGIDLLPYLDFDLLAECNPCWYVGFSDTTTTMLPLTLRSGWATLHGLNVMDTPYTPAPGLLHWLDVATSEGGELTQTAATHRRAGGWDDYAADPEVDEMTLTEPTGWSLLEGSSAAFAGPLVGGCIEVLSPLAGTPFADVPGWARQQADPPIVLLEAAEGNAFEVARALHGMRLAGWFDRCTGVLIGRTAAPDGPTLTQHEAVRDALGDLDVPVVLDVDFGHQQPMMPLVLGASTRVEVAGDVQRITQDLTR; encoded by the coding sequence ATGCCTGCACGCCTGCCCGCCCCCCTTCGTCCCGGTGACACGATCGCGGTCACCGCGCCGAGCTCGGGAGTGGCCCCACCTCTCTGGCCGCGGCTGGACGTGGCGGTCGCCCACCTGCGACGGCGCGGCTTCGAGGTCGTCGAGGGCGTCTGCCTGCGGGACCGCGACGACCACCACGTGAGCGCATCGAAGGCGGCCCGCGCCGACGAGCTCATGGCGCTGCTCGTCGACCCGGACGTCGCCGCAGTGGTGCCGCCGTGGGGTGGTGAGACCGGGATCGACCTGCTGCCGTACCTGGACTTCGACCTGCTCGCCGAGTGCAACCCCTGCTGGTACGTGGGCTTCTCCGACACGACCACGACGATGCTGCCGCTCACCCTGCGTTCCGGCTGGGCGACCCTGCACGGGCTCAATGTCATGGACACGCCGTACACACCCGCGCCCGGCCTGCTGCACTGGCTGGACGTGGCCACGAGCGAAGGGGGTGAGCTCACCCAGACCGCTGCGACGCACCGCCGCGCAGGAGGTTGGGACGACTACGCGGCCGACCCCGAGGTCGACGAGATGACGCTCACCGAGCCGACGGGGTGGTCGCTGCTGGAGGGCTCGTCCGCCGCCTTCGCCGGGCCGCTGGTCGGTGGGTGCATCGAGGTGCTCTCACCTCTGGCGGGGACCCCCTTCGCCGACGTGCCGGGGTGGGCCCGGCAGCAGGCCGACCCGCCGATCGTGCTGCTCGAGGCGGCCGAGGGCAATGCCTTCGAGGTTGCCCGCGCGCTGCACGGGATGCGGCTGGCCGGATGGTTCGACCGGTGCACCGGCGTGCTCATCGGCCGGACGGCCGCCCCGGACGGGCCGACCCTGACGCAGCACGAGGCCGTGCGTGACGCGCTCGGCGACCTCGACGTGCCGGTGGTCCTCGACGTCGACTTCGGTCACCAGCAGCCGATGATGCCGCTGGTCCTCGGTGCGAGCACCCGGGTCGAGGTGGCCGGTGACGTCCAGCGGATCACCCAGGACCTGACGCGCTGA
- a CDS encoding MBL fold metallo-hydrolase, with translation MRLTVVGCSGSFAGPDSPASCYLVTAEHEGRTWRLVLDLGNGALGALQRHTALADLDAVVLSHLHPDHCIDVTGLYVTRTYDPTGQQSQPLPVYGPAGTAERLVAAYEGMDEGGMDGVLDFRRLSTSVPTHIGPFVVRPFLVEHPVEAYGFRIEADGTVLAYSGDTDTCDPLVPLFAGADLALVDSAFVEGRDEARGIHLTGRRAAQAVVDAGGVGRLMLTHIPAWNDPQVCRAQAAEVWPGEVELARPGATYEI, from the coding sequence ATGAGGCTCACCGTCGTCGGCTGCTCCGGCTCCTTCGCCGGCCCCGACTCACCGGCGTCGTGCTACCTGGTCACGGCCGAGCACGAGGGCCGCACGTGGCGGCTCGTCCTCGATCTGGGCAACGGCGCGCTCGGTGCGCTGCAACGGCACACGGCGCTCGCGGACCTCGATGCGGTCGTCCTCTCGCACCTGCACCCGGACCACTGCATCGACGTCACCGGTCTCTACGTCACGCGCACCTACGACCCCACCGGCCAGCAGTCGCAGCCCCTCCCGGTGTACGGCCCCGCCGGGACGGCTGAGCGCCTCGTGGCGGCCTACGAGGGCATGGACGAAGGAGGGATGGACGGGGTCCTCGACTTCCGTCGCCTCTCCACGAGCGTCCCCACCCACATCGGACCCTTCGTGGTGCGTCCCTTCCTCGTCGAGCACCCGGTCGAGGCCTACGGCTTCCGCATCGAGGCGGACGGGACGGTCCTCGCCTACAGCGGCGACACCGACACCTGCGACCCCCTGGTGCCCCTCTTCGCCGGGGCCGACCTGGCGCTCGTCGACTCGGCCTTCGTCGAGGGCCGCGACGAGGCGCGGGGCATCCACCTCACCGGCCGCCGCGCCGCGCAGGCCGTCGTGGACGCCGGAGGAGTCGGGCGCCTGATGCTCACCCACATCCCGGCCTGGAACGACCCGCAGGTCTGCCGGGCCCAGGCCGCGGAGGTCTGGCCGGGTGAGGTCGAGCTGGCGCGGCCCGGCGCGACCTACGAGATCTGA
- the murI gene encoding glutamate racemase: MTVDPTDESAQPIGIFDSGFGGLTVARAIIDQLPNESVAYLGDTARAPYGPRPIAQTREFALECLDRLVDHGVKVLVIACNTASAAVLHDARERYSVPVVEVIRPAVRRAVLATRNHRIGVISTEGTHRSRAYLDAFAAAPRAQLFSQPCPRFVELVEAGTTSGHEVLEVAHEYLDPLREVEVDTLVLGCTHYPLLTGVLSYVMGDGVTLVSSAEETAKDVYRVLADRGLLRSDTLPGPGYGFTTTGDPDEFRSLARRFLGPEVATVIGNTGDDA, translated from the coding sequence GTGACGGTGGACCCCACGGACGAGTCCGCCCAGCCGATCGGGATCTTCGACTCCGGCTTCGGCGGTCTGACGGTCGCCCGCGCGATCATCGACCAGCTGCCGAACGAGTCGGTCGCCTACCTCGGTGACACCGCCCGAGCGCCCTACGGGCCCAGGCCGATCGCGCAGACCCGCGAGTTCGCCCTCGAGTGCCTCGACCGGCTCGTCGACCACGGCGTCAAGGTGCTCGTCATCGCCTGCAACACCGCGTCGGCCGCGGTGCTGCACGACGCGCGCGAGCGCTACTCCGTGCCGGTCGTCGAGGTGATCCGCCCGGCCGTGCGGCGGGCGGTGCTCGCGACCCGCAACCACCGCATCGGGGTGATCTCCACCGAGGGAACGCACCGCTCCCGCGCCTACCTGGACGCCTTCGCCGCGGCACCGCGGGCGCAGCTGTTCTCCCAGCCGTGCCCGCGCTTCGTCGAGCTCGTCGAGGCCGGGACGACGTCCGGCCACGAGGTGCTGGAGGTGGCCCACGAGTACCTCGACCCCCTCCGCGAGGTCGAGGTGGACACCCTGGTCCTGGGGTGCACCCACTACCCGCTGCTGACCGGCGTCCTGTCCTACGTCATGGGTGACGGTGTCACGCTCGTCTCATCTGCCGAGGAGACGGCCAAAGACGTCTACCGTGTCCTTGCGGACCGCGGCCTGCTGCGATCGGACACCCTGCCCGGGCCCGGCTACGGGTTCACCACGACGGGGGACCCGGACGAGTTCAGGTCGCTGGCCCGCCGCTTCCTCGGACCCGAGGTGGCGACGGTCATCGGCAACACGGGGGACGATGCATGA